The Manihot esculenta cultivar AM560-2 chromosome 8, M.esculenta_v8, whole genome shotgun sequence genomic interval ATCCCTTTCTCCTGTTCTACGTCATTCTGTATCTTCCACAAAGTCAAATAACCAAGATGATGCAGATGGGAAGGTTGATTTTCCTGATAATGGTGTAAAGGTGGATACATTTGAAGATGTTAGTCTTCTTTTTGCACCTACAGAACTTCGAAATATAGTTCTGGCAAATGTTTCCAGTAGTTGCAATGAACATATCTTGGATTCCAGCCATGCCAACTCTGAATTAAAACATgtaattgagaaaaaaattgcTCATCTGTTTCCGAATGGCTTAGTATTAGATTCTGGCTTCACTGCTGATTACTTCAACTTGCAAGCAGACTATTTTCAACTTATAAACTATCGTGACTGTGAACTTAGAGCTTCTGAATTTCGACGCCTGGCTTTAGACTTGCACTCGCAGAATGAGATAGCTGTTGAAGGTCATGATGCTTCTATAGATGCTTTGCTCTTGGCAGCAGAGTGCTATGTGAATCCCTTTTTCATGGTGTCTTTCAGAGCCAATCCTAAATTAGCGAGTCCCATGAATGTTAGTGAGACTGGCAATACAAAAATTTGTGAAACTGCAAAATTGGGAATTGCTTCTGGAAAGAATAATGTTGACTTGGAGACGATAGCTCTTCTTGAAAAGGAAAGGGACAAAATTGTTCTTCAGCTACTGCTTGAGGCTGCTGAATTAGACAGGAAGTTTTTGAGAAGCATGTCGGATGGGGAATATGTTCCGTACCTCCCTGAAGAAATTGATGGACAAGTCATAAAGTTGTCTTCCCTTGATGTACAATCTGCAGATGCTATCACCTTGGCTCGGCAAAATCAAGGTCTGCTATGCAGTTTTCTGATTCGGAGGTTGAAAAAAGAGCAACATTCAATGCATGAAATTCTTGTGGACTGTCTTGTCTTTTTGTTGCACTCAGCCACACAGCTGTACTGTGCTCCTGAAGAAGTGATTGATGTTATATTAGGATCTGCTGAGTACCTCAATGCAACTCTAACATCATTTTATTATCAGTTAAAAGAAGGCAATCTCCAGTTGGATCCAGAGAAGATACATGGAGTGCAACGCCGTTGGACACTGCTTCAAAGATTGGTAATTGCTTCAAGTGGCAGTGAAGGCTCAGACTTTGCTTTAAATGTCAACAATCAATTTCGCTGTGGTAGCTTGATTCCATCATCAGCATGGTTGGAAAGGATATCTATGTTTTCTAACAGTTCTTATCCCCTTGTTAGGTTTCTAGGCTGGATGGCAGTATCTCGTAATGCAAAACAATATGTAAAGGATCGGCTTTTCCTTGCTTCAGATCTGTCACAGCTGACTTGTTTACTGTCCATTTTTGCTGATGAGCTTGCAGCAGTAGATAATGTTGTCAACCAAAAACAGGAAGATGGGAAGATTGAACAGATAGGTGTCAAACAAGTTTTTCCAATCCATAAAGGGTTTGAATTCTCTGACCAACAATATGGAGACCAATCTTTTCATGCTATCTACCCTGATCTCAATAAGTTCTTTCCGAATTTGAAAAGGCAATTTGAAGCTTTTGGGGAGCACATTTTGGAGGCTGTCGGATTGCAGCTGCGATCTCTATCTTCCAGCGTTGTGCCTGATATCTTGTGTTGGTTTTCTGATTTGTGCTCGTGGCAGTTTCTTCTGAACAACCAAATCACTAATCAAAACGGTTCTGATTATTTGAAAGGTTATGTTGCAAAGAATGCCAAAGCAATCATTCTTTACATTCTTGAAGCCATTGTTATTGAGCACATGGATGCAATGGTACCAGAAATGCCTAGAGTGGTGCAAGTATTGGTGTCTCTTTGTAAAGCGTCTTACTGTGATGTGCCATTTCTGAGCTCTATAATGCATCTCTTAAAGCCACTCATATCATATACTTTATGCAAGGTGTCTGATGAGGAAAAAACATTGTTTGATGATTCGTGTCCTAATTTTGAGTCGCTTTGCTTTGAGGAGCTTTTTGTTGATATTAGACAGAAAAAAGAGAATGGAGATATACCAGAGAAGGACTACAACAGAGCATTGATAATATTTGTTCTGGCTTCTGTCTTTGCTGATTTATCCTTTCAGCGTAAAAGAGAAATATTAGATTCCTTAACTTTGTGGGTTGATTTTACTACCTTTGAGCCAACCAATACTTTTCACGACTACCTCTGTGCATTTCAGACTGCTCTGGATGGTTGCAAAGTTTTGTTATTGCAGACTCTAAGAGTCTTTGGTGTTCTACCACTTCAGCTGGCCAAGTTTTCTGGTAATGATGCAGGGTCACATCCTGACAATGGCTCAGAGATGTATTCATGGTTTCTCAGTGATGTCTTCAAGAATTCTTCTCCTCCCAAGAATCATGAGAAGTTGGAAAATAATGACTTTGATGGTGTATCCTCAAAACAAAACAACTATTATTTGTCAACAGAAGAAATAGAAGATTTCTCTAAAGGCTTGGAAAATATTCTCACCAAGCTTAATCCAACTATTGAGCTATGCTGGAATCTTCATCATCGTTTGGCAAAAAAATTGACTATTACATCAGCTCAGTGTTTTATATACTCAAGATGCTTATCTTCAGTTGCAGCCCAAGTTCAAAATGCTGAAGAGGACAGCAGTGAAAATTCTTTCCCATTAAAATCCATTGAAGTCTTTCCTATTCATTGGAGGACCAGTCTAGAGGGTCTTGCTGAAATCATTGTGAAGCTCCAAGAAAACCATTGCTGGGAAGTGGCATCTCTAATGCTTGACTGTCTGCTTGGAGTTCCCTGTTGTTTCCGTTTGGAATATGTAGCTGAGACAATTTGTTGTGGAATCAAAAATTTTTCATGCAGTGCACCAAAACTTGCTTGGCGCTTGCGATCTGATAAATGGTTATCAATGTTATTGGGGAGAGGTATCCGTGGCCTTCATGAGAGTGATGGGCCTCTCACGGATCTATTTGTTACGCTGCTGGGTCATTCAGAACCTGAACAACGGTTTATAGCTCTTAAGCACTTGGGTAGATTGGTTGGCCAAGATCTAAATGGAGAAGCAGTTCTACAGTATTCTACATTTTGCAATAACTTGCCATACTTAGTTCACTCAGTTCCTGAGCCTTTTCTGCCATTTTTGGTTTCAAGTACATGGGATCGGGTGGTTTTGGTGGCATCATCTGATACATTGTTACCTCTGAGAATTCATGCTATGGCACTTCTGATAAGTTTTATCCCATATGCTGCCCGACACCAGTTACAATCGTTTCTTTCTGCAGCTGATAGTGTTCTTCACATTTTAGGAAAAAGTATCCATTCAACATGTGAGGGCCCATTACTACGGCTCTCATTAGCACTTGTTGCTGGTGCCTGCCTGTATTCACATGCTGAAGACATTTCTTTGATACCTCAAGAAGTTTGGAGAAATATCGAGGCCATAGGATTGTCTAGAACTGGTATCGTCCTCTTATCTTTTCTTTAGCACCAAAAAAAGAGTTACTTAGAGAATGAAATTATCTATTTCCCCTTTTTCTTCTAGGAGGCCATGTTGGTGATTTGGAGAAAAGTGCTTGTGAAGTCTTGTGTAGATTGAGAAATGAAGGGAATGAGGCAAAGGAGGTTTGTACCAGAATTAGGGGCATTTTGCAAGTTTCCAGCTACAGCATAACATTCTGAAAGCACttctacacacacacacaaagacATTATGCATAGTTGCATATGTAATGAGGGAAAACATATAGAAACATCGTTCTGAGTGGTTTTGTTTAGGTTGTttgttttaagttttaacaTCAACTGTTTGTTAGCAGTTTTTTAATTTACTGAACCATGCTTTTTAATAAGGCTTTGATAGAAGTTCTCTCTTCAAATTCTTCAAAACAAATCGACTCAGATTTTGGGAGCACCCGTGAAGAAATTCTTCAggtaagaaaaataataaacaatgGTGGCATAGTTCTGGTGTTCCTCTAGATGAAAACTGCTGTAATTTGTGGGACCCAAACTCATAAGGTCTAACTTGGATGTTTGGCAAGAGATAACTTGAGAGAAAATGGAAAAGAAACTAGAAAGAATCTGAGAGAGTTATCTAAAATAGATGTGTGTATTATTCATCTATGCCCCATGCTGCATTAGACCTCATCAAGTCCTATTAATACTTAAAGTTAGAAACACCTTAGCTTCCTGCTAGCAAATAGGCGAGATGATATCAGCAACTGACCAAGAACATTTTACTCAATATTGACtcttttttattacttaatttacTGAACTCCTTCCTAATGTGGTTCATCCTTCGTCATCTTAAATGGAactttgatattattattattcttattattttttactaatgCTACATTGTTGTTAACTAACTGTTACAGGTCCTTGCCAATTTGACTTCAGTTGATTCATACTTGGAGGTGTTCTCaaaaagaattgatgaagaggCAATGGTAAATCATATATGATCACCAGTCATGATATTTTTCACCTCTGACTTTGTAGATGCACTTAATAGGCATGGATATGTTGTTCTAGGAACTTGAGGAGGCTGAAATAGAATTGGACATTCTTCAAAAAGAAAATGCAGTAGAAGAGACATCATCAAGAGACACCAAGGAAGGGAGGCAAATTCCTAGGGTCACAGGTAGGAACTATTGTCCCCACTCCCCAGAACAGTCAATACTATTCATATTGGCAGCTTGAATCTACAGTGCAACCTTTATGTGATtgctattatataattttatctcCTATATTTTGCTGTTCAGCTTATGGGAAGCATGAGAGCAGGCTTCAGGAAATCAAGGATTGCATTCATTCTTTGTATGTATCATCTTTACTTTCAGCTGTAATTT includes:
- the LOC110620154 gene encoding uncharacterized protein LOC110620154 isoform X1 encodes the protein MEIELEPRVKPLSYKVKGMSRESLSQKASHVLDTDLRSHWSTGTNTKEWILLELDEPCLLSHIRIYNKSVLEWEISVGLRYKPETFVKVRPRCEAPRRDMIYPMNYTPCRYVRISCLRGNPIAIFFIQLIGVSVAGLEPEFQPVVNHLMPHIMSHKQDADDMHLQLLQDMTNRLLVFLPQIEADLTTFSDSAEQNLRFLAMLVGPLYPILHIVNERETARSAGNISDSEVPKNSQPSSSLTVSSNFEPRRSRCMSPLISSTSSSMVFRPDAIFVLLRKAYKESDLGAVCRMASRILYKLIEPITMQEVSTIASEVTSASDETSKSELSNPVPLVDYSSLFGEEFLIPDDQWDSSILNVLDIGAVEEGILHVLYACASQPLLCRKLAESTSEFWSALPLVQALLPALRPSVSSIGEHIDDTFSQWKQSFVQQALSQIVAMSCSAVYRPLLHACAGYLSSYSPSHAKAACVLIDLCSSVLAPWMSQVIAKVDLTVELLEDLLGTIQGARHFPSRARAALKYIVLALSGHMDDILGKYKEVKHKILFLLEMLEPFLDPAIYALRSTIAFGDVSFTFMEKQEQTCVTALNVIRTAVQKPAVLSSLESEWRRGSVAPSVLLSILEPHMQLPPEIDLCKSPASKNFENEVSTAPSLSPVLRHSVSSTKSNNQDDADGKVDFPDNGVKVDTFEDVSLLFAPTELRNIVLANVSSSCNEHILDSSHANSELKHVIEKKIAHLFPNGLVLDSGFTADYFNLQADYFQLINYRDCELRASEFRRLALDLHSQNEIAVEGHDASIDALLLAAECYVNPFFMVSFRANPKLASPMNVSETGNTKICETAKLGIASGKNNVDLETIALLEKERDKIVLQLLLEAAELDRKFLRSMSDGEYVPYLPEEIDGQVIKLSSLDVQSADAITLARQNQGLLCSFLIRRLKKEQHSMHEILVDCLVFLLHSATQLYCAPEEVIDVILGSAEYLNATLTSFYYQLKEGNLQLDPEKIHGVQRRWTLLQRLVIASSGSEGSDFALNVNNQFRCGSLIPSSAWLERISMFSNSSYPLVRFLGWMAVSRNAKQYVKDRLFLASDLSQLTCLLSIFADELAAVDNVVNQKQEDGKIEQIGVKQVFPIHKGFEFSDQQYGDQSFHAIYPDLNKFFPNLKRQFEAFGEHILEAVGLQLRSLSSSVVPDILCWFSDLCSWQFLLNNQITNQNGSDYLKGYVAKNAKAIILYILEAIVIEHMDAMVPEMPRVVQVLVSLCKASYCDVPFLSSIMHLLKPLISYTLCKVSDEEKTLFDDSCPNFESLCFEELFVDIRQKKENGDIPEKDYNRALIIFVLASVFADLSFQRKREILDSLTLWVDFTTFEPTNTFHDYLCAFQTALDGCKVLLLQTLRVFGVLPLQLAKFSGNDAGSHPDNGSEMYSWFLSDVFKNSSPPKNHEKLENNDFDGVSSKQNNYYLSTEEIEDFSKGLENILTKLNPTIELCWNLHHRLAKKLTITSAQCFIYSRCLSSVAAQVQNAEEDSSENSFPLKSIEVFPIHWRTSLEGLAEIIVKLQENHCWEVASLMLDCLLGVPCCFRLEYVAETICCGIKNFSCSAPKLAWRLRSDKWLSMLLGRGIRGLHESDGPLTDLFVTLLGHSEPEQRFIALKHLGRLVGQDLNGEAVLQYSTFCNNLPYLVHSVPEPFLPFLVSSTWDRVVLVASSDTLLPLRIHAMALLISFIPYAARHQLQSFLSAADSVLHILGKSIHSTCEGPLLRLSLALVAGACLYSHAEDISLIPQEVWRNIEAIGLSRTGGHVGDLEKSACEVLCRLRNEGNEAKEALIEVLSSNSSKQIDSDFGSTREEILQVLANLTSVDSYLEVFSKRIDEEAMELEEAEIELDILQKENAVEETSSRDTKEGRQIPRVTAYGKHESRLQEIKDCIHSFDKAKLQDDVIARRQKKLLMRRARQKYLEEAAFREEELLRELDRERTAEAEKEIERQRLLELERAKTRELRHNLDMEKERQTQRELQRELEQAESGLRSSRRDFSSATHSRTRERYRERENGRSSNEGSTRTNSGSLQAEISTTSSSMGMPAVVLSGSRPFSGQPPTILQSRDRADECGSSYEENFDGSKDSGDTGSVGDPDLISAFDGQAGGFGSAQRHGSRGSKSRQVMERRERDGRREGKWERKH
- the LOC110620154 gene encoding uncharacterized protein LOC110620154 isoform X6 produces the protein MIPFLNGSSLLYNKLYLKIVAMSCSAVYRPLLHACAGYLSSYSPSHAKAACVLIDLCSSVLAPWMSQVIAKVDLTVELLEDLLGTIQGARHFPSRARAALKYIVLALSGHMDDILGKYKEVKHKILFLLEMLEPFLDPAIYALRSTIAFGDVSFTFMEKQEQTCVTALNVIRTAVQKPAVLSSLESEWRRGSVAPSVLLSILEPHMQLPPEIDLCKSPASKNFENEVSTAPSLSPVLRHSVSSTKSNNQDDADGKVDFPDNGVKVDTFEDVSLLFAPTELRNIVLANVSSSCNEHILDSSHANSELKHVIEKKIAHLFPNGLVLDSGFTADYFNLQADYFQLINYRDCELRASEFRRLALDLHSQNEIAVEGHDASIDALLLAAECYVNPFFMVSFRANPKLASPMNVSETGNTKICETAKLGIASGKNNVDLETIALLEKERDKIVLQLLLEAAELDRKFLRSMSDGEYVPYLPEEIDGQVIKLSSLDVQSADAITLARQNQGLLCSFLIRRLKKEQHSMHEILVDCLVFLLHSATQLYCAPEEVIDVILGSAEYLNATLTSFYYQLKEGNLQLDPEKIHGVQRRWTLLQRLVIASSGSEGSDFALNVNNQFRCGSLIPSSAWLERISMFSNSSYPLVRFLGWMAVSRNAKQYVKDRLFLASDLSQLTCLLSIFADELAAVDNVVNQKQEDGKIEQIGVKQVFPIHKGFEFSDQQYGDQSFHAIYPDLNKFFPNLKRQFEAFGEHILEAVGLQLRSLSSSVVPDILCWFSDLCSWQFLLNNQITNQNGSDYLKGYVAKNAKAIILYILEAIVIEHMDAMVPEMPRVVQVLVSLCKASYCDVPFLSSIMHLLKPLISYTLCKVSDEEKTLFDDSCPNFESLCFEELFVDIRQKKENGDIPEKDYNRALIIFVLASVFADLSFQRKREILDSLTLWVDFTTFEPTNTFHDYLCAFQTALDGCKVLLLQTLRVFGVLPLQLAKFSGNDAGSHPDNGSEMYSWFLSDVFKNSSPPKNHEKLENNDFDGVSSKQNNYYLSTEEIEDFSKGLENILTKLNPTIELCWNLHHRLAKKLTITSAQCFIYSRCLSSVAAQVQNAEEDSSENSFPLKSIEVFPIHWRTSLEGLAEIIVKLQENHCWEVASLMLDCLLGVPCCFRLEYVAETICCGIKNFSCSAPKLAWRLRSDKWLSMLLGRGIRGLHESDGPLTDLFVTLLGHSEPEQRFIALKHLGRLVGQDLNGEAVLQYSTFCNNLPYLVHSVPEPFLPFLVSSTWDRVVLVASSDTLLPLRIHAMALLISFIPYAARHQLQSFLSAADSVLHILGKSIHSTCEGPLLRLSLALVAGACLYSHAEDISLIPQEVWRNIEAIGLSRTGGHVGDLEKSACEVLCRLRNEGNEAKEALIEVLSSNSSKQIDSDFGSTREEILQVLANLTSVDSYLEVFSKRIDEEAMELEEAEIELDILQKENAVEETSSRDTKEGRQIPRVTAYGKHESRLQEIKDCIHSFDKAKLQDDVIARRQKKLLMRRARQKYLEEAAFREEELLRELDRERTAEAEKEIERQRLLELERAKTRELRHNLDMEKERQTQRELQRELEQAESGLRSSRRDFSSATHSRTRERYRERENGRSSNEGSTRTNSGSLQAEISTTSSSMGMPAVVLSGSRPFSGQPPTILQSRDRADECGSSYEENFDGSKDSGDTGSVGDPDLISAFDGQAGGFGSAQRHGSRGSKSRQVMERRERDGRREGKWERKH
- the LOC110620154 gene encoding uncharacterized protein LOC110620154 isoform X2, yielding MEIELEPRVKPLSYKVKGMSRESLSQKASHVLDTDLRSHWSTGTNTKEWILLELDEPCLLSHIRIYNKSVLEWEISVGLRYKPETFVKVRPRCEAPRRDMIYPMNYTPCRYVRISCLRGNPIAIFFIQLIGVSVAGLEPEFQPVVNHLMPHIMSHKQDADDMHLQLLQDMTNRLLVFLPQIEADLTTFSDSAEQNLRFLAMLVGPLYPILHIVNERETARSAGNISDSEVPKNSQPSSSLTVSSNFEPRRSRCMSPLISSTSSSMVFRPDAIFVLLRKAYKESDLGAVCRMASRILYKLIEPITMQEVSTIASEVTSASDETSKSELSNPVPLVDYSSLFGEEFLIPDDQWDSSILNVLDIGAVEEGILHVLYACASQPLLCRKLAESTSEFWSALPLVQALLPALRPSVSSIGEHIDDTFSQWKQSFVQQALSQIVAMSCSAVYRPLLHACAGYLSSYSPSHAKAACVLIDLCSSVLAPWMSQVIAKVDLTVELLEDLLGTIQGARHFPSRARAALKYIVLALSGHMDDILGKYKEVKHKILFLLEMLEPFLDPAIYALRSTIAFGDVSFTFMEKQEQTCVTALNVIRTAVQKPAVLSSLESEWRRGSVAPSVLLSILEPHMQLPPEIDLCKSPASKNFENEVSTAPSLSPVLRHSVSSTKSNNQDDADGKVDFPDNGVKVDTFEDVSLLFAPTELRNIVLANVSSSCNEHILDSSHANSELKHVIEKKIAHLFPNGLVLDSGFTADYFNLQADYFQLINYRDCELRASEFRRLALDLHSQNEIAVEGHDASIDALLLAAECYVNPFFMVSFRANPKLASPMNVSETGNTKICETAKLGIASGKNNVDLETIALLEKERDKIVLQLLLEAAELDRKFLRSMSDGEYVPYLPEEIDGQVIKLSSLDVQSADAITLARQNQGLLCSFLIRRLKKEQHSMHEILVDCLVFLLHSATQLYCAPEEVIDVILGSAEYLNATLTSFYYQLKEGNLQLDPEKIHGVQRRWTLLQRLVIASSGSEGSDFALNVNNQFRCGSLIPSSAWLERISMFSNSSYPLVRFLGWMAVSRNAKQYVKDRLFLASDLSQLTCLLSIFADELAAVDNVVNQKQEDGKIEQIGVKQVFPIHKGFEFSDQQYGDQSFHAIYPDLNKFFPNLKRQFEAFGEHILEAVGLQLRSLSSSVVPDILCWFSDLCSWQFLLNNQITNQNGSDYLKGYVAKNAKAIILYILEAIVIEHMDAMVPEMPRVVQVLVSLCKASYCDVPFLSSIMHLLKPLISYTLCKVSDEEKTLFDDSCPNFESLCFEELFVDIRQKKENGDIPEKDYNRALIIFVLASVFADLSFQRKREILDSLTLWVDFTTFEPTNTFHDYLCAFQTALDGCKVLLLQTLRVFGVLPLQLAKFSGNDAGSHPDNGSEMYSWFLSDVFKNSSPPKNHEKLENNDFDGVSSKQNNYYLSTEEIEDFSKGLENILTKLNPTIELCWNLHHRLAKKLTITSAQCFIYSRCLSSVAAQVQNAEEDSSENSFPLKSIEVFPIHWRTSLEGLAEIIVKLQENHCWEVASLMLDCLLGVPCCFRLEYVAETICCGIKNFSCSAPKLAWRLRSDKWLSMLLGRGIRGLHESDGPLTDLFVTLLGHSEPEQRFIALKHLGRLVGQDLNGEAVLQYSTFCNNLPYLVHSVPEPFLPFLVSSTWDRVVLVASSDTLLPLRIHAMALLISFIPYAARHQLQSFLSAADSVLHILGKSIHSTCEGPLLRLSLALVAGACLYSHAEDISLIPQEVWRNIEAIGLSRTGHVGDLEKSACEVLCRLRNEGNEAKEALIEVLSSNSSKQIDSDFGSTREEILQVLANLTSVDSYLEVFSKRIDEEAMELEEAEIELDILQKENAVEETSSRDTKEGRQIPRVTAYGKHESRLQEIKDCIHSFDKAKLQDDVIARRQKKLLMRRARQKYLEEAAFREEELLRELDRERTAEAEKEIERQRLLELERAKTRELRHNLDMEKERQTQRELQRELEQAESGLRSSRRDFSSATHSRTRERYRERENGRSSNEGSTRTNSGSLQAEISTTSSSMGMPAVVLSGSRPFSGQPPTILQSRDRADECGSSYEENFDGSKDSGDTGSVGDPDLISAFDGQAGGFGSAQRHGSRGSKSRQVMERRERDGRREGKWERKH
- the LOC110620154 gene encoding uncharacterized protein LOC110620154 isoform X3 — translated: MEIELEPRVKPLSYKVKGMSRESLSQKASHVLDTDLRSHWSTGTNTKEWILLELDEPCLLSHIRIYNKSVLEWEISVGLRYKPETFVKVRPRCEAPRRDMIYPMNYTPCRYVRISCLRGNPIAIFFIQLIGVSVAGLEPEFQPVVNHLMPHIMSHKQDADDMHLQLLQDMTNRLLVFLPQIEADLTTFSDSAEQNLRFLAMLVGPLYPILHIVNERETARSAGNISDSEVPKNSQPSSSLTVSSNFEPRRSRCMSPLISSTSSSMVFRPDAIFVLLRKAYKESDLGAVCRMASRILYKLIEPITMQEVSTIASEVTSASDETSKSELSNPVPLVDYSSLFGEEFLIPDDQWDSSILNVLDIGAVEEGILHVLYACASQPLLCRKLAESTSEFWSALPLVQALLPALRPSVSSIGEHIDDTFSQWKQSFVQQALSQIVAMSCSAVYRPLLHACAGYLSSYSPSHAKAACVLIDLCSSVLAPWMSQVIAKVDLTVELLEDLLGTIQGARHFPSRARAALKYIVLALSGHMDDILGKYKEVKHKILFLLEMLEPFLDPAIYALRSTIAFGDVSFTFMEKQEQTCVTALNVIRTAVQKPAVLSSLESEWRRGSVAPSVLLSILEPHMQLPPEIDLCKSPASKNFENEVSTAPSLSPVLRHSVSSTKSNNQDDADGKVDFPDNGVKVDTFEDVSLLFAPTELRNIVLANVSSSCNEHILDSSHANSELKHVIEKKIAHLFPNGLVLDSGFTADYFNLQADYFQLINYRDCELRASEFRRLALDLHSQNEIAVEGHDASIDALLLAAECYVNPFFMVSFRANPKLASPMNVSETGNTKICETAKLGIASGKNNVDLETIALLEKERDKIVLQLLLEAAELDRKFLRSMSDGEYVPYLPEEIDGQVIKLSSLDVQSADAITLARQNQGLLCSFLIRRLKKEQHSMHEILVDCLVFLLHSATQLYCAPEEVIDVILGSAEYLNATLTSFYYQLKEGNLQLDPEKIHGVQRRWTLLQRLVIASSGSEGSDFALNVNNQFRCGSLIPSSAWLERISMFSNSSYPLVRFLGWMAVSRNAKQYVKDRLFLASDLSQLTCLLSIFADELAAVDNVVNQKQEDGKIEQIGVKQVFPIHKGFEFSDQQYGDQSFHAIYPDLNKFFPNLKRQFEAFGEHILEAVGLQLRSLSSSVVPDILCWFSDLCSWQFLLNNQITNQNGSDYLKGYVAKNAKAIILYILEAIVIEHMDAMVPEMPRVVQVLVSLCKASYCDVPFLSSIMHLLKPLISYTLCKVSDEEKTLFDDSCPNFESLCFEELFVDIRQKKENGDIPEKDYNRALIIFVLASVFADLSFQRKREILDSLTLWVDFTTFEPTNTFHDYLCAFQTALDGCKVLLLQTLRVFGVLPLQLAKFSGNDAGSHPDNGSEMYSWFLSDVFKNSSPPKNHEKLENNDFDGVSSKQNNYYLSTEEIEDFSKGLENILTKLNPTIELCWNLHHRLAKKLTITSAQCFIYSRCLSSVAAQVQNAEEDSSENSFPLKSIEVFPIHWRTSLEGLAEIIVKLQENHCWEVASLMLDCLLGVPCCFRLEYVAETICCGIKNFSCSAPKLAWRLRSDKWLSMLLGRGIRGLHESDGPLTDLFVTLLGHSEPEQRFIALKHLGRLVGQDLNGEAVLQYSTFCNNLPYLVHSVPEPFLPFLVSSTWDRVVLVASSDTLLPLRIHAMALLISFIPYAARHQLQSFLSAADSVLHILGKSIHSTCEGPLLRLSLALVAGACLYSHAEDISLIPQEVWRNIEAIGLSRTGGHVGDLEKSACEVLCRLRNEGNEAKEVLANLTSVDSYLEVFSKRIDEEAMELEEAEIELDILQKENAVEETSSRDTKEGRQIPRVTAYGKHESRLQEIKDCIHSFDKAKLQDDVIARRQKKLLMRRARQKYLEEAAFREEELLRELDRERTAEAEKEIERQRLLELERAKTRELRHNLDMEKERQTQRELQRELEQAESGLRSSRRDFSSATHSRTRERYRERENGRSSNEGSTRTNSGSLQAEISTTSSSMGMPAVVLSGSRPFSGQPPTILQSRDRADECGSSYEENFDGSKDSGDTGSVGDPDLISAFDGQAGGFGSAQRHGSRGSKSRQVMERRERDGRREGKWERKH
- the LOC110620154 gene encoding uncharacterized protein LOC110620154 isoform X5, which encodes MFFMLPLLCRKLAESTSEFWSALPLVQALLPALRPSVSSIGEHIDDTFSQWKQSFVQQALSQIVAMSCSAVYRPLLHACAGYLSSYSPSHAKAACVLIDLCSSVLAPWMSQVIAKVDLTVELLEDLLGTIQGARHFPSRARAALKYIVLALSGHMDDILGKYKEVKHKILFLLEMLEPFLDPAIYALRSTIAFGDVSFTFMEKQEQTCVTALNVIRTAVQKPAVLSSLESEWRRGSVAPSVLLSILEPHMQLPPEIDLCKSPASKNFENEVSTAPSLSPVLRHSVSSTKSNNQDDADGKVDFPDNGVKVDTFEDVSLLFAPTELRNIVLANVSSSCNEHILDSSHANSELKHVIEKKIAHLFPNGLVLDSGFTADYFNLQADYFQLINYRDCELRASEFRRLALDLHSQNEIAVEGHDASIDALLLAAECYVNPFFMVSFRANPKLASPMNVSETGNTKICETAKLGIASGKNNVDLETIALLEKERDKIVLQLLLEAAELDRKFLRSMSDGEYVPYLPEEIDGQVIKLSSLDVQSADAITLARQNQGLLCSFLIRRLKKEQHSMHEILVDCLVFLLHSATQLYCAPEEVIDVILGSAEYLNATLTSFYYQLKEGNLQLDPEKIHGVQRRWTLLQRLVIASSGSEGSDFALNVNNQFRCGSLIPSSAWLERISMFSNSSYPLVRFLGWMAVSRNAKQYVKDRLFLASDLSQLTCLLSIFADELAAVDNVVNQKQEDGKIEQIGVKQVFPIHKGFEFSDQQYGDQSFHAIYPDLNKFFPNLKRQFEAFGEHILEAVGLQLRSLSSSVVPDILCWFSDLCSWQFLLNNQITNQNGSDYLKGYVAKNAKAIILYILEAIVIEHMDAMVPEMPRVVQVLVSLCKASYCDVPFLSSIMHLLKPLISYTLCKVSDEEKTLFDDSCPNFESLCFEELFVDIRQKKENGDIPEKDYNRALIIFVLASVFADLSFQRKREILDSLTLWVDFTTFEPTNTFHDYLCAFQTALDGCKVLLLQTLRVFGVLPLQLAKFSGNDAGSHPDNGSEMYSWFLSDVFKNSSPPKNHEKLENNDFDGVSSKQNNYYLSTEEIEDFSKGLENILTKLNPTIELCWNLHHRLAKKLTITSAQCFIYSRCLSSVAAQVQNAEEDSSENSFPLKSIEVFPIHWRTSLEGLAEIIVKLQENHCWEVASLMLDCLLGVPCCFRLEYVAETICCGIKNFSCSAPKLAWRLRSDKWLSMLLGRGIRGLHESDGPLTDLFVTLLGHSEPEQRFIALKHLGRLVGQDLNGEAVLQYSTFCNNLPYLVHSVPEPFLPFLVSSTWDRVVLVASSDTLLPLRIHAMALLISFIPYAARHQLQSFLSAADSVLHILGKSIHSTCEGPLLRLSLALVAGACLYSHAEDISLIPQEVWRNIEAIGLSRTGGHVGDLEKSACEVLCRLRNEGNEAKEALIEVLSSNSSKQIDSDFGSTREEILQVLANLTSVDSYLEVFSKRIDEEAMELEEAEIELDILQKENAVEETSSRDTKEGRQIPRVTAYGKHESRLQEIKDCIHSFDKAKLQDDVIARRQKKLLMRRARQKYLEEAAFREEELLRELDRERTAEAEKEIERQRLLELERAKTRELRHNLDMEKERQTQRELQRELEQAESGLRSSRRDFSSATHSRTRERYRERENGRSSNEGSTRTNSGSLQAEISTTSSSMGMPAVVLSGSRPFSGQPPTILQSRDRADECGSSYEENFDGSKDSGDTGSVGDPDLISAFDGQAGGFGSAQRHGSRGSKSRQVMERRERDGRREGKWERKH